A genomic region of Thermodesulfobacteriota bacterium contains the following coding sequences:
- a CDS encoding FG-GAP-like repeat-containing protein yields the protein MNKSTRTAGKTGWRFFAGVMIVILCAVALLAGCAANHSAVQPMVMFNAGTPITSGSYRCVVVADLNNDGFPDFAGGSSEPGGVSVWYKQKDANFLKPLALPIKGDIRSIDAADINGDGLKDIVCSVQRQSSGLMVWLNGPEGAWEKGQSPVHINNYEGIELADVNNDGFYDIVAANATADSHGGVQVWLGNGKGGWEVECGPTINGKFMDVCTADFNGDGLLDIAAAGWGTYGSVKVWFGDGKGKWSPASTVGQGEFYTITPGDINGDGFLDLMSGTYRSGVAVYAGNGRGEFSKMDGPVMEGSFWKAFPVKVDGDDRVDLLATSIENGGISCWRNKGAGSWGRLDDRFPTEGSYFDLAEMSLVEGGTPIILASSDGEGIRPFPVNPETSVDVADENAAGGSLRKELPDASDVFENEVFTTVNGIPEYKIGVMDLLAIDIWVPEGVRSDKVVVKPNGKISFNFVNNLYVVGMTPSMVEEELKRQLSRYIIDPQIDVTVEQYKSKFVTVMGPGSDTALDRQVGGGIKYLTGKTKLLEVLAGGGLLAETADLNNIQIRRKNGSIVVKADIFKAITQGDRSQDPVLDNEDLIFVPRMAEGSSRVYVFGEVNKPGRYSFSGSSMKLFDAIAQAGGPTIFGRPEETRIVRGDITSPEVIAANVRSLVEQGSQAQNLDLVNGDLVYIPRSSIGSVKLFVDQIRPIFNLISMPTRSYEEIDDLND from the coding sequence ATGAATAAAAGTACCAGAACCGCCGGAAAAACCGGCTGGCGATTTTTTGCCGGAGTCATGATCGTCATTCTGTGCGCCGTCGCTTTGCTGGCCGGATGCGCCGCCAACCATTCCGCCGTTCAGCCGATGGTCATGTTTAACGCCGGCACCCCGATCACGTCGGGAAGCTACCGTTGCGTCGTCGTAGCGGATTTGAACAATGACGGATTCCCGGACTTTGCCGGCGGCTCTTCGGAGCCGGGAGGCGTTTCTGTCTGGTACAAGCAGAAAGACGCCAATTTTTTAAAACCCCTGGCTCTTCCGATCAAGGGAGACATCCGGTCCATTGATGCCGCGGACATCAACGGCGATGGACTCAAAGATATTGTCTGTTCCGTTCAACGGCAATCATCCGGCCTGATGGTCTGGCTGAACGGTCCGGAAGGCGCCTGGGAAAAAGGTCAAAGCCCCGTTCATATCAATAATTATGAGGGGATCGAACTGGCGGATGTGAACAATGACGGGTTTTACGATATTGTCGCCGCCAACGCCACTGCCGACAGCCACGGCGGCGTTCAGGTCTGGCTGGGAAACGGTAAAGGCGGCTGGGAAGTCGAGTGCGGACCGACTATTAACGGCAAGTTTATGGATGTATGTACCGCCGATTTTAATGGCGACGGCCTGCTGGATATTGCCGCCGCGGGCTGGGGAACTTACGGTTCAGTCAAGGTCTGGTTCGGTGACGGCAAGGGAAAATGGTCGCCGGCATCCACCGTGGGCCAGGGCGAATTTTACACCATCACGCCGGGGGACATCAATGGAGATGGCTTTCTTGATTTGATGTCCGGCACCTACCGGTCCGGAGTGGCGGTTTATGCCGGAAACGGCCGTGGCGAATTCAGCAAAATGGACGGCCCGGTGATGGAAGGTAGCTTCTGGAAGGCTTTCCCGGTAAAAGTGGACGGCGATGACCGGGTGGATCTGCTGGCCACTTCCATCGAAAACGGCGGGATCAGCTGCTGGCGGAATAAGGGAGCGGGGTCCTGGGGTCGTCTTGACGACCGGTTTCCGACCGAAGGTTCCTACTTCGATCTGGCCGAGATGTCGCTGGTCGAAGGGGGGACGCCCATTATTTTGGCGTCTTCCGATGGAGAGGGGATCCGTCCCTTTCCCGTTAATCCGGAAACTTCTGTTGATGTAGCCGATGAAAACGCCGCTGGAGGTTCGCTGCGCAAGGAATTGCCGGACGCCAGTGATGTGTTCGAAAACGAAGTGTTTACCACTGTTAACGGAATACCTGAATATAAAATCGGCGTCATGGACCTTCTGGCTATTGATATCTGGGTGCCCGAAGGTGTGCGCAGCGATAAGGTTGTTGTCAAACCCAACGGTAAAATTTCATTTAATTTCGTCAATAATCTGTATGTGGTCGGCATGACGCCGTCCATGGTGGAGGAAGAACTCAAGCGGCAACTGTCCCGGTACATCATCGATCCCCAGATCGATGTGACCGTGGAACAGTACAAAAGCAAATTCGTGACGGTAATGGGGCCGGGCAGCGATACCGCCCTGGATCGTCAGGTCGGCGGCGGCATCAAATACTTAACTGGAAAAACCAAACTGCTGGAAGTTCTGGCCGGCGGCGGTTTGCTGGCAGAGACCGCGGACCTGAACAATATCCAGATCCGTCGCAAAAACGGCAGCATAGTGGTCAAGGCGGATATCTTCAAAGCGATTACCCAGGGAGACCGATCCCAGGATCCGGTTCTGGATAACGAAGACCTGATATTTGTCCCCCGTATGGCAGAAGGTTCATCCCGGGTATATGTATTTGGCGAGGTCAACAAACCCGGCAGGTATTCCTTCAGCGGTTCCAGCATGAAGCTGTTTGATGCCATCGCCCAGGCCGGCGGACCCACCATCTTCGGCCGCCCGGAAGAAACCCGCATCGTCCGGGGAGATATCACTTCTCCGGAGGTGATTGCCGCCAATGTCCGGTCTCTGGTCGAACAGGGGAGTCAGGCACAGAATCTGGACCTGGTCAACGGCGATCTGGTCTATATCCCCAGAAGTTCCATCGGCAGCGTCAAGCTGTTTGTGGATCAGATCCGGCCGATTTTCAATCTGATTTCGATGCCGACCCGATCCTATGAAGAGATCGATGACCTCAACGATTAA
- a CDS encoding AAA family ATPase, producing the protein MTQYDLNLRDYWRIIRKRKSVIAVITAAIVVFSYGFARFKEPQPLYKAGSAIKIENRSKMSGGFWIPQEDITTHAYTITSFPVILVAVQKMGVLPRDLTMNDVRASKAHFSTIQGMKSKVSAEQEPGTNIINITVIDRDAEEAAAIANALAAAYQEYDIAQGNKKLNETRTFIEQQMALTESKMKQAETDLQRFKEENSIFSIDTQTQELLRLYSEARKDLDAVREERKWIEKTQSLFGADTFESYETIAEIVFPGGREDAMFPTLQQRFEALRLERRELLLQFTPEHPQVKAVEGKIRTVIDEAGNQLQTRKDYLIKQEEKLAEREQDLLAQSNRLPENAQTLAKLQRSVDLADKLYSQLQEKQQNLLIQESGTMADVSIVKPALIPSGPFNIPSKLMIVFTGLLLGLIVGFVGAFGLEAFDTSMGTIEDLESLLKVPVLGVIPSMFLERKEARPDTDTGEEENADLITHYDPKSLAAEAFRTLRTNLQFLNIEKKIKSFIVTSSYLQEGKTLNCVNLAVSLSQNGQKVLLVEADLRRSSLHKVFGLNREPGLTDYVLGNCRIEEITSTISDMMVGELEIDDVLKTPGLDNLHVVTAGTKVDNPGEILNSEQFKTFIQTVYPYYDFIIVDVPPTLPVADASQVATLVDGVIIVYTAGRIARNVLKRAKDTLVAVRANVVGVILNSVRPEIGPEYLKYHSKYYYSENQEPNDRNHQTATGMGQIGSLISLVSQNKAAVAAITLVILLLLISLFWNMS; encoded by the coding sequence ATGACACAATATGATCTGAATCTCCGGGATTACTGGAGAATTATCAGAAAACGGAAGTCGGTGATCGCTGTTATAACAGCGGCTATCGTTGTCTTCAGCTACGGTTTTGCCCGGTTCAAAGAGCCTCAGCCTCTATACAAGGCCGGTTCGGCCATCAAAATCGAGAACCGCTCCAAAATGAGCGGCGGCTTCTGGATTCCCCAGGAAGACATCACCACTCACGCCTATACGATTACCAGTTTCCCGGTTATCCTCGTGGCCGTACAGAAGATGGGGGTGCTGCCGCGGGATCTCACCATGAACGACGTTCGTGCCAGCAAGGCACATTTTTCCACGATCCAGGGCATGAAATCCAAGGTCAGCGCCGAGCAGGAACCCGGCACCAATATCATCAATATTACCGTTATCGACAGGGACGCGGAAGAGGCTGCAGCCATAGCCAATGCCCTGGCTGCCGCCTATCAGGAGTATGATATTGCCCAAGGGAACAAGAAGCTCAACGAGACCCGCACCTTTATTGAACAGCAGATGGCGTTGACGGAATCCAAAATGAAGCAGGCGGAGACTGACCTGCAGCGATTCAAGGAAGAAAATTCCATTTTTTCCATTGACACCCAGACCCAGGAGCTTCTGCGGCTTTATTCCGAGGCCAGGAAAGATCTTGACGCGGTCCGGGAGGAAAGAAAGTGGATTGAAAAAACGCAGTCGCTTTTTGGCGCGGATACGTTTGAATCCTATGAAACCATTGCCGAGATTGTTTTTCCCGGCGGCAGGGAAGATGCCATGTTTCCGACCCTGCAGCAGCGGTTTGAAGCCTTGCGGCTGGAAAGGAGAGAGCTGCTGCTGCAGTTCACGCCGGAGCACCCTCAGGTAAAGGCGGTGGAGGGCAAAATCCGCACCGTTATCGATGAGGCCGGCAATCAGCTCCAGACCCGAAAGGACTATCTGATCAAACAGGAAGAAAAGCTGGCTGAAAGAGAACAGGATCTGCTGGCGCAAAGCAACCGCCTGCCGGAAAACGCCCAGACACTGGCTAAACTTCAACGGAGTGTCGATTTAGCCGATAAATTATACTCCCAGCTTCAGGAAAAACAGCAGAACCTGCTGATCCAGGAGTCGGGAACCATGGCGGATGTCAGTATCGTCAAGCCCGCTTTAATTCCTTCCGGGCCTTTTAACATCCCCTCCAAGCTAATGATCGTTTTCACCGGGCTTCTCCTGGGGTTGATTGTCGGATTCGTGGGCGCGTTCGGCCTGGAAGCGTTTGATACGTCCATGGGCACCATTGAGGATCTGGAGAGCCTGCTGAAAGTTCCCGTTCTGGGTGTTATCCCTTCCATGTTTCTGGAAAGAAAAGAGGCCCGCCCGGATACGGACACAGGCGAGGAAGAAAATGCCGATCTGATTACCCATTATGACCCCAAATCCCTGGCTGCCGAAGCGTTCCGAACCCTGCGAACCAATCTGCAGTTTCTGAACATTGAGAAGAAAATCAAATCTTTTATCGTCACCAGTTCCTACCTGCAGGAAGGAAAAACATTAAACTGCGTGAACCTGGCCGTATCGCTGTCTCAAAACGGCCAGAAGGTGCTGCTGGTCGAAGCCGATCTCAGGAGGTCGTCCCTTCATAAGGTTTTCGGCCTTAACCGTGAACCCGGACTGACCGATTATGTGCTGGGCAATTGCCGGATTGAAGAGATAACCAGCACCATCTCGGATATGATGGTGGGTGAGCTGGAGATTGATGATGTTTTAAAAACGCCGGGACTGGATAATCTCCATGTGGTCACCGCCGGCACTAAGGTGGATAATCCCGGCGAAATACTGAATTCAGAGCAGTTTAAAACGTTTATCCAGACGGTTTATCCCTACTATGATTTTATTATTGTCGACGTTCCCCCGACGCTTCCCGTGGCCGATGCCAGCCAGGTAGCCACCCTGGTGGACGGGGTCATTATCGTATATACCGCCGGAAGGATCGCCCGGAACGTTCTCAAACGCGCCAAGGATACGCTGGTGGCGGTGCGTGCCAATGTGGTGGGCGTTATTTTAAACAGCGTCAGGCCTGAAATCGGCCCTGAATACCTGAAATATCATTCCAAATATTATTACAGCGAGAACCAGGAGCCGAATGATAGAAATCATCAGACGGCGACCGGGATGGGGCAGATCGGTTCCCTGATCAGTCTGGTCTCCCAGAACAAAGCGGCCGTGGCCGCGATTACGCTGGTGATCCTGCTGCTGCTGATCAGCCTGTTCTGGAACATGTCTTGA